CCAATATTCAGGATATTTTCTGTTTCTTGAAAGGTTATTTACAATAAGCGCAACAATCAGAAGTACGACTGCTCCTGCTCCGGCAGGGACAAAGGCATAAAGAAATCCAAGGTTGTGTATCTTTTCGCCTCCAATAACGGCAATTAATGCCGTAGCTCCGCCGGGAGGGTGAAGAGTCTTTGTTACAAGCATCGCAACAATAGCAATAGATACTCCAATTGCAGCAGCAAGCCATATCATTTCACCGAATAACTGATATGATGCGACACCGATAAGTCCTGATATTACATGCCCGCCCACAAGATTTCTCGGCTGTGCCAGCGGGCTTTTTATTGCGCCATAGACAAGCACTGCGGATGCGCCAAAAGAACCTATTATCAGAGTGAGATCTCTCGGCTCAAAATATTTTGAAGAAAGGTAACCGCAGATGCCAATGCCAATCGCAGAGCCAAGCCATGACCAGATAACCTCTGGTAATCCTACAGCAGGTGGTCCCTTCGCACCTCCAGCCATTTTTATAAAATATTCCTTAACGCTCATTTTTTATTTAACGCTCTTTGGGTTTGCGCATGCCCGTCTTCGCCGCACCACAGCC
This genomic stretch from Nitrospirota bacterium harbors:
- a CDS encoding HPP family protein, producing the protein MSVKEYFIKMAGGAKGPPAVGLPEVIWSWLGSAIGIGICGYLSSKYFEPRDLTLIIGSFGASAVLVYGAIKSPLAQPRNLVGGHVISGLIGVASYQLFGEMIWLAAAIGVSIAIVAMLVTKTLHPPGGATALIAVIGGEKIHNLGFLYAFVPAGAGAVVLLIVALIVNNLSRNRKYPEYWL